TCAAAAAAATAACCATTAATTCATCTAAATAATGACAATTTTATGTACATTAAAATAGTAATTGCATAAGGAAAAACAACTTAAACACTATCATTATAATCAATATAAAATATCAGTTTTTTACTATGTATTCCAGCTTGATTTTAGAACCAATTCCTCAAAAAATATATTTTACTTTTATAAAAAAACATTTAAAAAGTGTATTAAAATCAATATCCCTAGGTAATCCAATTGTACAGCCATCAATAAAATGGTTCATCTTTTTTGTAAAATAACAACTTGGTAAAACGGGGATATTTTAACAAAAATATGAGTTGAACTTTCATAAAAAATAGAATACGATGAATTTCGAAAGATGGTTCACCATCATTCAAGCAATAACAATTTTTTTAAAGGGGTTGGAAATATGTCAGACGTTCTAAAGCAATTTGTAATGCCGAAAACAAACTTATTTGGACCTGGAGCAATTCAAGAAGTTGGTAAACGCTTAAATGATTTAGAAGTGAAAAAGACATTAATCGTAACAGATGAGGGCTTACACAAATTAGGTCTCTCTGAACAAATTGCTAACATCATTACAGCTGCTGGAATTGATGTAGCAATTTTCCCGAAAGCAGAACCAAATCCAACAGATCAGAACATTGAAGATGGTATTGCAGTGTATCATGCAGAAAACTGTGATTCTATTGTTTCTCTTGGAGGAGGAAGTGCCCACGATGCAGCGAAAGGTATCGGACTTATTGCTTCGAATGGTGGACGTATTCATGATTATGAAGGCGTTGACAAATCACAAAACCCACTAGTACCATTAATCGCAATTAATACGACTGCTGGTACAGCTAGTGAGATGACTCGTTTCACGATTATCACGGATACTGCTCGTAAGGTGAAGATGGCGATTGTGGACAAACATGTTACGCCGCTTTTGTCTATTAATGATCCAGAGTTAATGATTGGCTTACCTCCTGCTCTAACTGCAGCAACTGGTTTAGATGCCTTAACACACGCAATCGAATCATTTGTGTCGACAAATGCAACACCAATTACGGATGCATGTGCTGAAAAGGTACTTCAGTTAGTTCCAGAATATTTGCCGCGTGCCTATGCAAATGGTGCGGATTTAGAAGCACGTGAACAGATGGTGTATGCTCAATTTTTAGCGGGTATGGCATTTAACAATGCTTCACTTGGTTACGTACATGCCATTGCACATCAATTAGGCGGCTTCTATAACCTTCCACATGGTGTATGTAATGCCATTTTATTGCCACATGTTTGCCGCTTCAACTTAACAGCTCGTACTGAACGTTTTGCAACAATTGCTGAGTTATTAGGTGAAAATGTTGAGGGACTAAGTAAACGTGATGCTGCTGAAAAGGCGATTGAAGCTATAGAAAAATTATCAAATGATTTAAATATCCCTAGTGGCTTCCGTGAGTTAGGTGCGAAGGACGAAGATATTGAAATTTTAGCGAAAAACGCAATGTTAGATGTTTGCGCTGCAACAAACCCACGTAAAGCAACGTTAGAAGATATTAAACAAATTATTACAAATGCAATGGGTCCAGTAACGAAAAAAGAAGAATCACTGGAAGCTGTTGCACTTTCATAAAAACAATTACTCGGTATGTCTCTTGCAGGCATACCTTTATTTATCTCGATTTAGCATTTACCGTGTGAAAGCGCAGCGACAGCAAAAAATGTTTCTATACTGAAAGCGAAGCATTAGGTACATAATACCCCCACCTCTATAGACAACGAGATAAATACAATTTTTCCCCTATTCAGCAGGATAACAAACGTCCGTTGAAATAGAGAAACTCAGGCAAAGATCATCACATTCTGGAGGGATCGACTGTGTTGACCTAAAGCCACAGCGGATGTTGAAGGGGAGCTTTTCAAGGGAGCTCGAAAAAACCCTGAAGCATTTGCTCATTGTGTGTATCGCCTATACTCGCTATACTTTTCTTAAAAACAATGGGGGTATAGGGATATGCGTTTAATTTCAATTTGTCCTAGTAATACTGAGCTTGTAGCGTATTTAGGTTTGCTGGATCAGCTTGTTGGTGTTGATGATTTTTCTGATTGGCCATTAGCAGTGAAAGACTTGCCCCAGCTCGGACCAGATTTATCGATTAATATGGATGCATTAGAGGCACTACAACCAGATCTTGTACTCGCATCCTTAAGTGTCCCTGGCATGGAAAAGAATATTGAAGCATTACAAGCTAGAAATATACCACATATTGTGTTTAATGCTAATTCCTTAGAGGAAATTGCACAGGATATTCATACTTTAGGCAAAGCATGTGGTGTTGAGGGCCGCGCTAAAAACATAGCTGAGAGTTATTTACAATGTATTGAACACTTACGTTCTATTGCTCAAACAGTTGCTAAAAGACCTACCCTTTATTGGGAATGGTGGCCAAATCCTATTTTTACTGCTGGGAAATTAAACTGGCTAACTGAAATTAGTGCTATTGCTGGTGGTCAAAATTGTTTTCAGGATGTAGCATTAGCTAATGTGCAAACTGATTGGACAGATGTAGTACAACGTAATCCTGACTATATTTTGATGGCTTGGGTAGGTGTAGCCTTTGAGCGAATTCAACCAGCAAATTTATTGAAACGTCCTCATGCGCAGGAGCTACAAGCCGTTCAATTACAACAACTTCATGTGATGGAGGAATGGCTTTATTGTCGCCCATCCCCGCGTCTACTAGAGGGAGCATTAAAGCTAGCTAAATTGCTTCATCCTGAGAATTATGAAGATGTAGAACTTCCAATTTTTTTAAATAATTAAAGCAAAATATCCTTCTGAAGGGCACAGGGAAAACTGGTGTATTACAAAGCTTAAAACGTGACGCTTAAGAATGTACAGTAATTATGAAAAAATAATTAATCCAAATCCTCAACTGAACGATAAAAAAAGGTCGATTTGCATCACATTTCTGTGGCAAATCGACTTTTTCAGGGTTTTGATTATTTTTTAATTAAACAAACTTCACCATATGATATTTTTTCTTCCCACGACGTACAATGCTAAATGCGTCCTCTAAACGATCCTTCCCATCAATTACATAACCTAAATCAGTGACCTTTTCACCGTTCACACTAATTGCTCCATTCGTAACATCCTCACGAGCTTGACGTTTTGAAGGTGAGATAGCCGCTTCCACCAGTAAGTCCACAATGTTTTTATCTTCTTTTGCCATTTCAATAGAAGGAACATCTTTAAAAGCATCCTTCATTTCCTCAGCAGAAAGTGCTTTTAAATCTCCTGAGAATAATGCAGCTGTAATGCGAATGGCTTGATCTAATGCTTCTTGACCATGAATTAAGCGAGTCATTTCTTCAGCTAGTGCTTTTTGTGCCTTACGTAAATGAGGTTCCTCTTCTACAGATACAGCTAATGCTTCAATTTCTTCTCGAGAAAGGAATGTGAAGATTTTTAGGTATTTTACAACGTCAGCATCCGCAGCATTAATCCAGAATTGGTAGAACTCGTATGGAGATGTTTTTTTGCCATCCAACCATACAGCGCCACCTGCTGTTTTACCAAATTTTGTACCATCTGCTTTCGTTACTAAAGGAATTGTTATACCAAAAGCTTTCGTTTCTTCCTCATGTGTTTTACGAATCACTTCTAAACCTGTTGTAATATTCCCCCACTGGTCAGAGCCACCTACTTGAATACGACAGTTGTAATTGTTGTATAAATGATTGTAATCAATACCTTGAATTAAAGTATACGCAAACTCAGTAAATGAAATCCCTGTATCAAGGCGTGATGCAATCGTATCCTTCGCAAGCATGTAGTTAACGTTAATTAATTTCCCGTAATCACGTAAAAATTCAATCGTGTTCATTTCGCCAATCCAGTCACGGTTATTCACTAATTGTGCGCCATTGCCATCTTCAGCAAAATCAAAAATACGCTCTAATTGCCCACGAATACCCTGAACATTTTTATCAATTTGTTCAACCGTTTGCAATTGACGTTCCTCTGAACGACCAGATGGATCACCAATCATACCTGTCGCCCCACCCACTAACAAAATTGGACGGTGACCAGCTTTTTGAAAGCGGCGTAGCGTTAAAAGAGGGACAATATGTCCAATATGCATAGAATCAGCAGTTGGATCAACACCACAGTATAATGAAACCGACTGTTCATCTAAAAGTTTAGCCATTCCTTCAGCATCGGTTTGTTGATATAGCAGCCCACGCCATTCTAGATCTTGCAATAATTCGTTCGTCATTTTTATTCCTCCTAAGTTTTAATATCTCGTGTAGGGAGAACAAAAAAGTCCCTACACGCAAACAATTGCATGCAGGGACGTTAAATTGTAAATTAACGCGGTACCACCCAGCTTGAAGATGTCATCCATCTTCCACTTCATTCAACCGCCTTTATCGCAGGCGCGCACGTCTAAGCTCCAAGCACGTAATTCATCTCTACACTATGACCAGCTTTCACCAACCGCTGGCTCTCTAAACAGGGAATATAGAAACTACTGCAAGCTCTTCTTCACTAGAAAACTATAAGCATTATTCTATACGATTCTTTTTGATTGTCAATAACTATGTTCGAGCCAAATCAATATGTGCTATAATAAACAAGATTTTAGGAGGTCGATACATTGAAAGATTGGATTGAGAAAATCAATGCAAAGATCGATGAATTAATTCAACAAAAATGGATGAAGAGATTACGTATTTCAGGTAGTGTTACCTGGAACTTATTTTTACTATTTTTAGTCTTTGCATTGGTAGGCACTGTATTTGCCGGTTCAGTGGGTGCCGGCTATTTTGCTTCTCTCGTAAAAGAAGAACCTTTACGCTCTAAGAAAGATTTACGAGAGCTTATTTTTAACTATGACTCTACCAGTGAGATTTATTTTGCCAATGATATTTATATCGGGAAATTGCGAACTGATTTAGATCGTCGTGAAACAACACTTAATAATGTGTCACCTGATGTTATTAATGCCGTTCTCGCAACAGAAGATGAATACTTCCGTGAGCATAATGGGATTGTGCCAAAGGCTGTTATTCGAGGATTGCTTCAGGATGTTACAAACTCTGCAACACAAACAGGTGGCTCTACATTAACACAACAACTTATAAAAAACCAAG
This genomic stretch from Lysinibacillus pakistanensis harbors:
- a CDS encoding iron-containing alcohol dehydrogenase; this encodes MSDVLKQFVMPKTNLFGPGAIQEVGKRLNDLEVKKTLIVTDEGLHKLGLSEQIANIITAAGIDVAIFPKAEPNPTDQNIEDGIAVYHAENCDSIVSLGGGSAHDAAKGIGLIASNGGRIHDYEGVDKSQNPLVPLIAINTTAGTASEMTRFTIITDTARKVKMAIVDKHVTPLLSINDPELMIGLPPALTAATGLDALTHAIESFVSTNATPITDACAEKVLQLVPEYLPRAYANGADLEAREQMVYAQFLAGMAFNNASLGYVHAIAHQLGGFYNLPHGVCNAILLPHVCRFNLTARTERFATIAELLGENVEGLSKRDAAEKAIEAIEKLSNDLNIPSGFRELGAKDEDIEILAKNAMLDVCAATNPRKATLEDIKQIITNAMGPVTKKEESLEAVALS
- a CDS encoding cobalamin-binding protein — encoded protein: MRLISICPSNTELVAYLGLLDQLVGVDDFSDWPLAVKDLPQLGPDLSINMDALEALQPDLVLASLSVPGMEKNIEALQARNIPHIVFNANSLEEIAQDIHTLGKACGVEGRAKNIAESYLQCIEHLRSIAQTVAKRPTLYWEWWPNPIFTAGKLNWLTEISAIAGGQNCFQDVALANVQTDWTDVVQRNPDYILMAWVGVAFERIQPANLLKRPHAQELQAVQLQQLHVMEEWLYCRPSPRLLEGALKLAKLLHPENYEDVELPIFLNN
- the tyrS gene encoding tyrosine--tRNA ligase is translated as MTNELLQDLEWRGLLYQQTDAEGMAKLLDEQSVSLYCGVDPTADSMHIGHIVPLLTLRRFQKAGHRPILLVGGATGMIGDPSGRSEERQLQTVEQIDKNVQGIRGQLERIFDFAEDGNGAQLVNNRDWIGEMNTIEFLRDYGKLINVNYMLAKDTIASRLDTGISFTEFAYTLIQGIDYNHLYNNYNCRIQVGGSDQWGNITTGLEVIRKTHEEETKAFGITIPLVTKADGTKFGKTAGGAVWLDGKKTSPYEFYQFWINAADADVVKYLKIFTFLSREEIEALAVSVEEEPHLRKAQKALAEEMTRLIHGQEALDQAIRITAALFSGDLKALSAEEMKDAFKDVPSIEMAKEDKNIVDLLVEAAISPSKRQAREDVTNGAISVNGEKVTDLGYVIDGKDRLEDAFSIVRRGKKKYHMVKFV